In a genomic window of Candidatus Hadarchaeales archaeon:
- a CDS encoding cysteate synthase — protein MRPQDGRPPSELVSPWARCSPQERIPGKETEGEELSGMWKFLEWLPCTSPLPTEGEVLTYKSEGLARELGLKDLYISFSGYWPERGAKLMSCSFKELEASSVLARTKERSRGIMVVASAGNTARAFALLSEKTSVQVMAVVPRPYLSRIWVPGEKPSHFLLLGAEGGYREAIQWVERISRLEGTIAEGGARNVGRRDGIGTLLLSAVLEMGRLPDHYFQAVGSGVGALAVLEASLRLLADGGFGKKLPRLHLSQNLPFAPMFHAWKEGRNRILPELDLPSPEEAEKEMYATILSNPSPPYSVKGGVYEALRMSGGRMYGISNKEALEAWKWVREEEGIDLDPAASVAVASLVQAVEEGEVKEEEMVLLNLSGGGYERIREDFSLSPIEPSLILNKDTSLEEVKEVMKGWCSLAR, from the coding sequence ATGCGGCCTCAAGATGGAAGACCGCCTTCAGAATTGGTGTCCCCTTGGGCACGATGCTCTCCTCAGGAGCGAATACCGGGAAAGGAAACTGAAGGTGAAGAACTTTCAGGCATGTGGAAGTTTTTGGAGTGGCTCCCCTGCACTTCCCCCTTGCCTACGGAGGGAGAGGTCCTTACCTACAAGAGCGAAGGATTGGCCAGGGAGCTAGGGCTCAAGGACCTCTACATAAGCTTCAGCGGTTATTGGCCCGAACGTGGGGCGAAACTCATGAGTTGTTCCTTCAAGGAACTCGAGGCTTCTTCCGTGCTGGCCAGAACCAAGGAGAGGAGCAGGGGAATCATGGTAGTTGCTTCTGCCGGCAACACGGCGAGGGCTTTTGCCCTCCTCTCAGAAAAGACCTCCGTCCAAGTGATGGCGGTAGTTCCCCGCCCGTATTTGTCCAGGATATGGGTACCGGGGGAGAAACCCTCCCACTTCCTGTTGCTGGGAGCGGAAGGAGGATACCGGGAAGCCATCCAATGGGTCGAGAGGATCTCTAGACTTGAAGGCACGATAGCGGAGGGAGGGGCTAGGAACGTGGGGAGAAGGGATGGAATAGGTACCCTTCTTCTAAGTGCCGTGCTCGAGATGGGGAGACTTCCAGATCATTACTTCCAGGCGGTGGGAAGTGGGGTGGGAGCCCTTGCCGTATTGGAGGCTTCTCTCAGGCTTCTGGCCGATGGAGGTTTCGGGAAAAAACTCCCTAGGCTCCATCTTTCCCAGAACCTACCCTTCGCCCCCATGTTTCACGCTTGGAAAGAAGGCAGGAATAGGATCTTACCTGAGCTGGACCTCCCTTCCCCGGAAGAAGCCGAGAAGGAAATGTACGCTACCATCCTCTCCAACCCCTCCCCACCTTATTCCGTGAAAGGTGGAGTATATGAAGCACTGAGAATGAGCGGGGGGAGGATGTACGGAATCTCCAACAAGGAAGCCCTCGAGGCATGGAAATGGGTGCGAGAGGAGGAAGGCATAGACTTAGATCCGGCCGCCTCCGTGGCGGTAGCTTCCCTCGTCCAGGCAGTAGAAGAAGGAGAGGTGAAAGAAGAAGAGATGGTGCTCCTCAACTTGAGTGGGGGTGGTTACGAGAGGATCAGGGAAGATTTTTCACTTTCCCCCATAGAACCTTCTCTGATCCTAAACAAGGATACTTCTCTTGAGGAAGTGAAGGAAGTCATGAAAGGGTGGTGTTCCCTTGCTCGCTGA